The Peromyscus leucopus breed LL Stock chromosome 4, UCI_PerLeu_2.1, whole genome shotgun sequence genome segment CCACTTGTCACAAAAAGCCTTAACACTAATTCTGGATCACATTTtaatagagacagagaaacaaattcAGAAgttctgatgttttctttcttagccTTAGCAATAGGCACAGTCCCACATTAGTGCTCATCTATATTTCACAGAaggattttcaaataaaaagtatTGACAAACAAAACTGAGGGCTGACAGGAAGAAGCAGTTCCCATCTCATCCTGCCTCAGCAGCTCTAAGCGCTTCAGGGAGTAGTAGTTCCTATCTCTTGAAAGAAAACCTTCCCaaggagggaggggctgaagTGACTATCAAGAAACTGATCTGTTGGTGGAGCTTCTTTACACTCCAGACCTTGTGATCATCCAGTGGCCTCTGCCAAGCCCAACCACTGCCACGACAGTGTTATTTCTACCTCTTTGGAGCTTTCAGCTGATTTCAGACTCCATCATCACTCACAAAGTATGAAATAAACTACAAAGTACTTCCAGTGGCTATGGCACCTGAAGATGTCTGTGAGTCTGTTGTCATTTTACTGTTAAGGAAAAGTTCccgctgagcggtggtggcacaagcctttaatcccagaatttaggaggcagaggcaggcaatctctgtgaattcaaggccagcctgttctacagagcgagttccaggatagccgccaggactgttacaaagaaaaaccctgtctcaaaaataaaataaaataaaataaataaataaataataaaaataaagaaaagaaaaagctcccaaattcaaaataaccaaaatttgAGTTAACTATGATGTTCAGAAAAAAGTTCAAAGATGAGGATGAGGAGTACGGGGCATACCTAACACTtcttacacatgtgtatataaaagtcctctcctgtccccacccaccaCAGCCTAAATTCTGCAGCTACAGCTTgtcaagagcacacacacagccacgACCTGCTGATTTATCACTTACCTCCCACCTTAATCCAAACCTGCTCGGGCAAGGCTTTGTTTCTACTACCTCCTGTCTGTTTGGTGGACTCAATCTCTTGCtggtaacagaaagaaaatgctctAGGCAGTCCAATATCCTGGTGCTTGGCAGCTTCCAGTATAGAACATGAGTTACTAGAACTCTGGAAAAAAGTTAAGTAACAGAAATTGTATCAATATGTGGCTATGTCAGCTCTACAGCACAAGTAAACTGCACTCAATACAATTACGCTCAAACCTTctgaaaaactttcatttttaaaaaagattttaactatgtgtatgtgtggatttgTGCACATGACTACAGGTTCTGGATGCCAGAAGGATCCCCTCCTAAAGCTGGAattaacaggcagttgtgagatgggAACCAACCTAGGATCCAATACAAGAACAGTATGCATTCTTaatcactgaatcatctctccagcccttttactAGGTTTTTTAATAATGCCTAACAATATAAATATTACAACTTACAAAGGTCACcagttccattaaaaaaaaaaaaaaaatcctgggacAAGATCAAACTAAGTTACCAGCCCTGAATTTGACACAGATGAAAAAGCTTTACCTGTGTCTGTGCAAGGCTGGCATTCCCACCAGTGGGACAGGCACTTGTAAACAGCGGGTAGGTGAACTGCAAAGCAGTAGTGGCAGCAgcagttttatttttcactaagGTCGTACATTTGTTTTGTTGCTGGTGAAGAGGAACATTCATTAATTCAGATGGATGTCGAATAAGAGTTACCAAACTgccaagacaaaagaaaacccagaaacCTGAGGAATATGTGGCGGAGAGGCTCCCGAAACATTGCCATCACCCATTCCACCACTAACAGGTCATGCTAGACTCCGCCCTGCTTCTCAAGCAGTCCTGGACATGGCCTGCATGATCCACTGGCCAGTGGTGCTGGTGAAGTTCACTTTGTCTCCTCCCTGCCTGCAGCACTCCCTGATAACCAATCTCTGTCATCCTCCAAATCTGGCAAGGATGGAAAAGACCAGGACAGCTGGGTGAGTGGAAAACTGTGGAGTCAGTGTCTTCAACAGCTACCTGGGAGAGCATTAAGTGGGCCAGGAACTACCACAGGTTTCAGCTTAATCTTAAAACTCCTGCCTTTCCACTCCAGAGGTCCAAGTCTGCACTGGAGGCCAAAGCAGCCCCCCATGGCACTCAGgggggagacagaagcaaaggGTACAGTCCTCAgaactcttcctctcctcttttggGGGTGTAGAAGACAGCCCGAAGGTCCACAAGCCCCAAGGTACTCCTTAGAATTGCCACGCAGCACTTGTATAGTGTGCAGCTTCCAGAATCATCCTCAGGTTAATTCAGAGCAGGCCGGCATGAGACCTCCTATATCTAGTATCCAGACTGCCTGCCCCTTTACACTGAACTTCCCGAAGATCTTTGGGAAAGGCTGGTGTCCATGCAGCCATGGAAGTAGCCCTGCTGACCACGTTCAGGTATCCACCAAGAGGTGGCCCCGCCGGAGCCCTTCCAGGTATCCACCCAGACCCAACAGGTGCCCAGAATGATCCCTCAGACGGCAACAGCGCTATGAGAAGACCCCTCCTCCCCGACGCCCCCGCGCCCCGCACGCACTTGTTGAGCGCCACGCCCGACTCGCCGGGCTCAGCACCGCGAGGCGCAGGCGGCTCGGCCGGCATGCTGTTGAAGCGGTCCTCCAGACGGACGCGTACGGTCGGCTTGGCCCGGGCCTCGGGCGCGCCGTCGGGCCCCGCGCCGCCCGCGCCCTCCTTGGCCGCGCCGTCCGCCCGCGTCCGCGTCCCGTCCGCGCCGCCAGGCGTCTTCTCGGCTGCGCCCGCCTCGCCCAGCAGCATCATACGCAGCTCCTGGAAGTCGACGTGGCCCAGACACGGCGCGTCGGCCGCCAGCGGCGGGCACAGCACTGGGTACACGGGCGGCGCCGGCGCCAGCGAGCCCGCCGCGCCCGAGCCCGCGCCCGGGCCGGCCAGCAGCGCGGAGCCCAGGCGTGCCTCGAGCTCGCCGTCCGCCGCCTCCATGTGCGAGTAGAGGATGTGCTGCAGCTGCGTATACTCCACTTCCGTCATCTCCACCAGACTCAGGTCGGTGGTCGTGAAGCTCAGTCCCGGCTCGCCCAGCGCCGCGTCCCCGCCGCCCGCGCCCTCGGGGCCCGCCTCGCCGCCCGTCGCGCCTGCCTCAGGCGGCGGCTCCCGCGGCCCGGGGCCCGACATGCCGGCGCGGCGCGGCCCAACGGCGGGGCGCGGGCGCGGGGACGGCGACGCAGACGCGGGCGGGCGGCGAGGCGGGGTCGCGGCCTCCGCAGACGACGCGCCGGCCACCGCGGGCGCGCCGTTGGGGGAGGGAAACCGCTTAACACCGCAGGGACAGTGCGCCTGCGCAGTCCCGCCCACAACGGTAACCCCACCCCTTTTGGGCCACGCCCCTCCGTTACCCGCCGCCCCCCGCCAACTGCCCTCCCGCTTGCCCCGCCCCCCTCCCTGTGGCCTGGGTCCACTGCACCTTTGTGCTCAAACCCGGGACAGGCCACGCCCCGTGTGGCCACGCCCACTTTAGACCACACCCTCTTAAAGCTCTCCCATTGGCCCGATGTCTGTCTCTGgcttcccactccccaccccaccagtcCCTGGTTAACCAACCACTCATTGCCAGGGAGCCCGCTACTTGCCCCTGCTCCTGCGTGGGTGCCCCAGTTAACCCTGTGGACCCAGCCACACCCCTTTCTACCCATGCTTCTGTAGTGCTACCATGCTCTTTACTGGCCATGTCCAGCTTCCTCCTGTGTCAGGCCAGGCCTTGGAGTCACCTACTTTGGGTGCTTTATGGGGAGTACCGTGCAACATACACTCcagtttttcattctcttttagtCAAGCTGAGGATTAGACCTCGGGTCTCTCACATGCTGGGCTACTCTTTTATACCCAGCAAAGATAGCATCACTATATTTTATACccagtgtcttagagtttctattgctgtggtaaaacagcatgaccaaaatcAGCttaaggaaagggtttatttcatcttatacttctaGGTAACAATTCATCACTAAGGGAAATCAGAGCAGTAACTTAAGGGAGCTGGGACCACCCACATCAACTGTCAATCAAGAAActgcaccacaggcttgcccataaAGTTAGTGTCACAATTGTATACATAATGGAGATAGCACCACCTCATAATCCTATGCCTAGCAAAGCTATCTTTTGAAAAGCAAAGATAAAGTagtccttttctattttttgtttcactttttaaaacaagattcaaattgtagccagactggcctcaaactgggtatgatccccctgcctcatccACTGGATACTGAGATTGGAGGCATGTGCTACACTTGACACAATGATGACTTTttctaatgttaaaaaaaatgtaaataggaCCAGAATAGAGTTCAATGATAGATGTATGAGGGCCcaggtttggtctccagcactgGAAGAAAAAGGTTAAATGATGATCTATTACTAGTAGACTTGTACTAAAGGAGCAGTTAAGGCAATCCATCATATCATATACAGAGAAGGTATAAATTGGGATGTACACAACCCAAGGAAGACCTGGATAGATTAAAAATGTTCACCAAAAACCTTAAAGCAACCACTGACAAGAAAATGAAGATGACAACATGGGATTGCAGTGTaaagaggcagaagagaaaacagTAGAAAGGTAGGCACAGGGGACAAATGGGGAATAAACAGATGGAAGGTTTAAGTCCAACAAGatcacataaaatagaaatgatttaaatgtagaaaagtaggctggaaagatggctcaggaattaagagcacttgctcttgcagaggacctgggtttggttcccagcacctaagtGGTGGTTCATGCCATCCATAACTTGAGTTCCAGacaatccaatgccctctttagATCCTCACAgacaccaggtatgcacatggtgcatgtacttaacatacaggtaaaacacttacacaaataaatctaaaaaacactAAATATGGAAAAACAGTGGTTACCAAGATGAACACAAAGCAAGCCCTAGGGTGCCTATATATAAAATCCTCTAGGCTGTTGTGTgaggcacaagcctttaatcctagcacttaggtgcagaggcagatggatctctgagtatgaggccCCCTAATCCACATAATGAGGTCCAGGCCagtagggctacacagtgagactctgtgtcaaaagcAACCCCTCTAGTGACAAATATGGcttacatctgtaatctcagcacttagggtTGCAGCAAGGTGAActtgaagacagcctgggttacagatagagttccaggtatcctgggctacagagttaactttttctcaaaaacaaaacaaataaagtaaaTGTTTGTTCACTCCAATTAGAGAGACATCAACAACAGACCTGTGAAACCACCCCTCTCTCCATGAGGGAATGCCCAATTTTGGTTGAATCTCATGTGGTGGTCATAGCTGCTCTGCATTTGGACAGGAATGGTCATGTCAAGCTTAGAGAAAATAGTTAAACTACACATTAAGATACAGGGTGGTAACAGTACCCTGATCTATATAAACAATTCCATGGAATCtgttaaagaaaaatatccaggaaattcAACCAGGTTGCAGAATTCAAGACCATGGAAATGTCAACATATTTCTATATACCAACAACAAACTTGTAGACATTTGCAACTATTCAAAACTGCACTTagtataaatctaaaaatatgcATTAGGAATATGGATGCTAGAAGTTATACTCTGTAGAAATTGAAGATCTAGACATTTACTGCTGGAAAACCCAAGAGTAACCATACAGTCTCCCCAAAAT includes the following:
- the Tcfl5 gene encoding transcription factor-like 5 protein isoform X2 → MSGPGPREPPPEAGATGGEAGPEGAGGGDAALGEPGLSFTTTDLSLVEMTEVEYTQLQHILYSHMEAADGELEARLGSALLAGPGAGSGAAGSLAPAPPVYPVLCPPLAADAPCLGHVDFQELRMMLLGEAGAAEKTPGGADGTRTRADGAAKEGAGGAGPDGAPEARAKPTVRVRLEDRFNSMPAEPPAPRGAEPGESGVALNNLVTLIRHPSELMNVPLHQQQNKCTTLVKNKTAAATTALQFTYPLFTSACPTGGNASLAQTQSSSNSCSILEAAKHQDIGLPRAFSFCYQQEIESTKQTGGSRNKALPEQVWIKVGEALCKQAINKRNRSRIRQLDTSVERRALGEIQNVGEGSTASQGTWQSSESSQSNLGEQTQSGPQGGRSQRRERHNRMERDRRRRIRICCDELNLLVPFCNAETDKATTLQWTTAFLKYIQERHGDSLKKEFESVFCGKTGRRLKLTRPESLVTCPAQGSLQSSPAMEIK
- the Tcfl5 gene encoding transcription factor-like 5 protein isoform X4, with protein sequence MSGPGPREPPPEAGATGGEAGPEGAGGGDAALGEPGLSFTTTDLSLVEMTEVEYTQLQHILYSHMEAADGELEARLGSALLAGPGAGSGAAGSLAPAPPVYPVLCPPLAADAPCLGHVDFQELRMMLLGEAGAAEKTPGGADGTRTRADGAAKEGAGGAGPDGAPEARAKPTVRVRLEDRFNSMPAEPPAPRGAEPGESGVALNNLVTLIRHPSELMNVPLHQQQNKCTTLVKNKTAAATTALQFTYPLFTSACPTGGNASLAQTQSSSNSCSILEAAKHQDIGLPRAFSFCYQQEIESTKQTGGSRNKALPEQVWIKVGEALCKQAINKRNRSRIRQLDTSVERRALGEIQNVGEGSTASQGTWQSSESSQSNLGEQTQSGPQGGRSQRRERHNRMERDRRRRIRICCDELNLLVPFCNAETDKATTLQWTTAFLKYIQERHGDSLKKSRRNSDTRLEKILCF
- the Tcfl5 gene encoding transcription factor-like 5 protein isoform X1, with translation MSGPGPREPPPEAGATGGEAGPEGAGGGDAALGEPGLSFTTTDLSLVEMTEVEYTQLQHILYSHMEAADGELEARLGSALLAGPGAGSGAAGSLAPAPPVYPVLCPPLAADAPCLGHVDFQELRMMLLGEAGAAEKTPGGADGTRTRADGAAKEGAGGAGPDGAPEARAKPTVRVRLEDRFNSMPAEPPAPRGAEPGESGVALNNLVTLIRHPSELMNVPLHQQQNKCTTLVKNKTAAATTALQFTYPLFTSACPTGGNASLAQTQSSSNSCSILEAAKHQDIGLPRAFSFCYQQEIESTKQTGGSRNKALPEQVWIKVGEEALCKQAINKRNRSRIRQLDTSVERRALGEIQNVGEGSTASQGTWQSSESSQSNLGEQTQSGPQGGRSQRRERHNRMERDRRRRIRICCDELNLLVPFCNAETDKATTLQWTTAFLKYIQERHGDSLKKEFESVFCGKTGRRLKLTRPESLVTCPAQGSLQSSPAMEIK
- the Tcfl5 gene encoding transcription factor-like 5 protein isoform X3, encoding MSGPGPREPPPEAGATGGEAGPEGAGGGDAALGEPGLSFTTTDLSLVEMTEVEYTQLQHILYSHMEAADGELEARLGSALLAGPGAGSGAAGSLAPAPPVYPVLCPPLAADAPCLGHVDFQELRMMLLGEAGAAEKTPGGADGTRTRADGAAKEGAGGAGPDGAPEARAKPTVRVRLEDRFNSMPAEPPAPRGAEPGESGVALNNLVTLIRHPSELMNVPLHQQQNKCTTLVKNKTAAATTALQFTYPLFTSACPTGGNASLAQTQSSSNSCSILEAAKHQDIGLPRAFSFCYQQEIESTKQTGGSRNKALPEQVWIKVGEALCKQAINKRNRSRIRQLDTSVERRALGEIQNVGEGSTASQGTWQSSESSQSNLGEQTQSGPQGGRSQRRERHNRMERDRRRRIRICCDELNLLVPFCNAETDKATTLQWTTAFLKYIQERHGDSLKKSPAGVCWRMGSDGTADLEP
- the Tcfl5 gene encoding transcription factor-like 5 protein isoform X5, producing MSGPGPREPPPEAGATGGEAGPEGAGGGDAALGEPGLSFTTTDLSLVEMTEVEYTQLQHILYSHMEAADGELEARLGSALLAGPGAGSGAAGSLAPAPPVYPVLCPPLAADAPCLGHVDFQELRMMLLGEAGAAEKTPGGADGTRTRADGAAKEGAGGAGPDGAPEARAKPTVRVRLEDRFNSMPAEPPAPRGAEPGESGVALNNLVTLIRHPSELMNVPLHQQQNKCTTLVKNKTAAATTALQFTYPLFTSACPTGGNASLAQTQSSSNSCSILEAAKHQDIGLPRAFSFCYQQEIESTKQTGGSRNKALPEQVWIKVGEALCKQAINKRNRSRIRQLDTSVERRALGEIQNVGEGSTASQGTWQSSESSQSNLGEQTQSGPQGGRSQRRERHNRMERDRRRRIRICCDELNLLVPFCNAETDKATTLQWTTAFLKYIQERHGDSLKKR